From one Magnolia sinica isolate HGM2019 chromosome 18, MsV1, whole genome shotgun sequence genomic stretch:
- the LOC131233638 gene encoding ubiquitin carboxyl-terminal hydrolase 6-like isoform X2 → MNYRRNSYTDSGRSNELDHSSHLLTVATRDVFGELDRNVKPIAPMHFWMILRKKYPQFSQQHNGFFMQQDAEECWTQLMYTLSQSLKSPDSRYFTQHQIV, encoded by the exons ATGAATTACAGAAGAAACAG TTATACAGATTCTGGAAGGAGCAATGAATTAGATCATTCGTCACATCTTTTGACTGTTGCCACCCGAGATGTGTTTGGCGAGCTTGATCGCAATGTCAAGCCTATTGCCCCAATGCACTTTTGGATG ATCTTACGTAAGAAGTATCCCCAATTTTCCCAGCAGCACAATGGTTTCTTCATGCAACAG GATGCAGAAGAATGTTGGACCCAACTTATGTATACACTTTCTCAATCTCTAAAATCGCCAGACTCAAGGTATTTTACTCAGCACCAGATAGTGTAG
- the LOC131233638 gene encoding ubiquitin carboxyl-terminal hydrolase 6-like isoform X1: MECTGFGYTDSGRSNELDHSSHLLTVATRDVFGELDRNVKPIAPMHFWMILRKKYPQFSQQHNGFFMQQDAEECWTQLMYTLSQSLKSPDSRYFTQHQIV, encoded by the exons ATGGAGTGCACGGGCTTTGG TTATACAGATTCTGGAAGGAGCAATGAATTAGATCATTCGTCACATCTTTTGACTGTTGCCACCCGAGATGTGTTTGGCGAGCTTGATCGCAATGTCAAGCCTATTGCCCCAATGCACTTTTGGATG ATCTTACGTAAGAAGTATCCCCAATTTTCCCAGCAGCACAATGGTTTCTTCATGCAACAG GATGCAGAAGAATGTTGGACCCAACTTATGTATACACTTTCTCAATCTCTAAAATCGCCAGACTCAAGGTATTTTACTCAGCACCAGATAGTGTAG